The genomic stretch AGAGAAGGGGAAGTTTAATTTTGACGGTATTCTTGATATAAAGAAATTTATCGAAGTGGCAGGAGAACTGGGATTATGGGTTATTGTAAGACCCTCACCTTATATCTGCGCGGAATGGGAATTTGGCGGGCTTCCAGCCTGGCTGCTAAAAGAGGATGGAATGCGCCTGCGCGGACTTTATGAGCCTTTCTTAAACCATGTGAAGAGTTACTACAAGGAATTGTTTAAGATATTGACCCCTTTACAGATTAATTACGGCGGACCTGTTATTATGATGCAGGTAGAAAACGAATACGGTTATTATGGAGATGATACCGAATATCTTAAGTGGATGGCACAGGTAATGAGAGAGGAAGGTACTGTAGTTCCTCTTGTAACCTCAGATGGGCCTTGGGGAGATGCATTAGACTGCGGAAAAGTAGAAGGTGTACATCCTACCGCTAACTTTGGATCCAAGGTGGCACAGCAATTTGAGATTTTAAAAAAACATACAGACGGACCTTTGATGTGTATGGAATTCTGGGTAGGCTGGTTTGATAATTGGGGAGTAGACAAGCATCAGACTTCAGACCTGGAAGAAAATAAGAAAGATCTGGAAGAAATCATGAAGACCGGAAACGTTAATATCTATATGTTTGAAGGTGGTACGAATTTCGGATTTATGAACGGTTCCAATTATTATGATGTACTGACCCCGGATGTTACTTCTTATGATTATGATGCGGTACTGACGGAGAGTGGTAAGCTTACACCAAAATACGAAGCCTTTAAAGAGATTATCGGAAGATATAAGGAACTTCCAGAGGTGACCTTAACTACAGATATACAGGAAAAGGAATATGGTACAGTTAAACTTCACAGTAAGACCGGTCTGTTTGCAAATCTTAATAATTTGACGGAAAAGCAAACCGGTAAATACCCTGTATCCATGGAAAGAGCTGGGCAGAATTATGGATATATCCTCTATCGTTCAACTCTTAAGAAAGAAAAAAACATAGAAAAAATAAGACTCTACGATGCCAACGACAGGGCACAGTTATTTGTCAACCAGAAGCCGGTATTAACGCTTTATGACAGAGAGCTGTTAACAGAAAGTGAGCTTGCAGTAGAGTTAACGGCTAATAGTCAGCTTGATATTCTGGTGGAAAATATGGGACGTGTGAATTTCGGTCCCAGATTAGAGAAACAGAGAAAAGGAATTGACAGTGGCGTTCAGGTAAATGGTCATCTTATATTTGATTGGGAGATGTACACATTACCTCTAAAGGATATTGATAAAGTAGATTATGAGAAGGATTATGAGGAGGGCAGACCCGGATTTTATAGATTCTTCTTTGAAGCGGAGGAAGCAGGGGATACCTACCTTGATTTTAC from Anaerocolumna sp. AGMB13020 encodes the following:
- a CDS encoding glycoside hydrolase family 35 protein, producing the protein MQNKFDIRDKFYLNGDEIQIISGGIHYFRVVPEYWKDRLEKLKAMGCNTVETYVPWNLHEEEKGKFNFDGILDIKKFIEVAGELGLWVIVRPSPYICAEWEFGGLPAWLLKEDGMRLRGLYEPFLNHVKSYYKELFKILTPLQINYGGPVIMMQVENEYGYYGDDTEYLKWMAQVMREEGTVVPLVTSDGPWGDALDCGKVEGVHPTANFGSKVAQQFEILKKHTDGPLMCMEFWVGWFDNWGVDKHQTSDLEENKKDLEEIMKTGNVNIYMFEGGTNFGFMNGSNYYDVLTPDVTSYDYDAVLTESGKLTPKYEAFKEIIGRYKELPEVTLTTDIQEKEYGTVKLHSKTGLFANLNNLTEKQTGKYPVSMERAGQNYGYILYRSTLKKEKNIEKIRLYDANDRAQLFVNQKPVLTLYDRELLTESELAVELTANSQLDILVENMGRVNFGPRLEKQRKGIDSGVQVNGHLIFDWEMYTLPLKDIDKVDYEKDYEEGRPGFYRFFFEAEEAGDTYLDFTGWGKGCAFINGFNLGRFWEIGPQKRLYIPAPLLKKGKNEIVLFETEGKWKDEIYLSNEPDIG